A single window of Gossypium hirsutum isolate 1008001.06 chromosome A10, Gossypium_hirsutum_v2.1, whole genome shotgun sequence DNA harbors:
- the LOC107897528 gene encoding HVA22-like protein k isoform X2, which translates to MAFLGSDLTSEVGLRLLLWPLGSNIVTRAACCSVGVVLPVYSTFRAIERKDENEQQKWLIYWAAYGSFTLVETFSDKLLSWFPYYYHFKFAFLVWLQLPSTEGAKQIYKNHLRPCLLKHQARVDQLMCIASTEMARFITAHQKEFRFVRAMMIKIIGSAIRPKSEWHGTG; encoded by the exons ATGGCTTTTCTGGGATCGGATCTTACCAGCGAG GTTGGGTTACGATTACTCCTCTGGCCACTTGGTTCCAACATTGTTACCCGAGCGGCATG CTGTTCTGTAGGCGTAGTTTTACCTGTATACTCTACATTTAGGGCAATTGAAAGGAAAGATGAAAACGAGCAGCAAAAGTGGCTTATATATTGGGCAG CTTATGGATCTTTCACCCTTGTTGAAACATTCTCTGACAAACTTCTTTCCTG GTTTCCATATTATTATCACTTCAAGTTTGCATTTCTTGTCTGGCTTCAACTTCCTTCTACTGAA GGGGCTAAGCAAATCTACAAGAACCACCTGCGCCCTTGCTTGCTGAAACATCAAGCTAGAGTTGATCAACTTATGTGCATTGCAAGTACCGAAATG GCAAGATTCATCACGGCACACCAAAAAGAGTTTCGATTTGTCCGGGCAATGATGATCAAGATTATAGGATCAG CCATCAGACCCAAAAGTGAGTGGCACGGAACCGGCTGA
- the LOC107897528 gene encoding HVA22-like protein k isoform X1: MAFLGSDLTSEVGLRLLLWPLGSNIVTRAACCSVGVVLPVYSTFRAIERKDENEQQKWLIYWAAYGSFTLVETFSDKLLSWFPYYYHFKFAFLVWLQLPSTEGAKQIYKNHLRPCLLKHQARVDQLMCIASTEMARFITAHQKEFRFVRAMMIKIIGSDPKVSGTEPAEPRGLPAINDETRTTANPESDNED; encoded by the exons ATGGCTTTTCTGGGATCGGATCTTACCAGCGAG GTTGGGTTACGATTACTCCTCTGGCCACTTGGTTCCAACATTGTTACCCGAGCGGCATG CTGTTCTGTAGGCGTAGTTTTACCTGTATACTCTACATTTAGGGCAATTGAAAGGAAAGATGAAAACGAGCAGCAAAAGTGGCTTATATATTGGGCAG CTTATGGATCTTTCACCCTTGTTGAAACATTCTCTGACAAACTTCTTTCCTG GTTTCCATATTATTATCACTTCAAGTTTGCATTTCTTGTCTGGCTTCAACTTCCTTCTACTGAA GGGGCTAAGCAAATCTACAAGAACCACCTGCGCCCTTGCTTGCTGAAACATCAAGCTAGAGTTGATCAACTTATGTGCATTGCAAGTACCGAAATG GCAAGATTCATCACGGCACACCAAAAAGAGTTTCGATTTGTCCGGGCAATGATGATCAAGATTATAGGATCAG ACCCAAAAGTGAGTGGCACGGAACCGGCTGAACCAAGAGGTCTACCCGCAATCAATGATGAAACAAGAACGACTGCAAATCCGGAATCTGATAATGAAGACTAG